A genomic region of Pseudomonas sp. MPC6 contains the following coding sequences:
- a CDS encoding tetratricopeptide repeat protein — MNRSSALLLAFVFLSGCQALAPVSPDGTPPVEDSTPAPEKPKVYSSFSEDTVFSLLSAELAGQRNRFDIALDNYVTQAINTQDPGISERAFRIAEYLGADQAALDTALIWAKNAPDDLEAQRAAAVQLARAGRYDDSMLYMEKVLQGKGDTHFDFLALSAADTDQDTRNGLMKSFDRLLQRHPNNSQLIFGKALLLQQDGDAKGALSLLEDNPPDEGEIAPILLRARLLQSLDRGDEALPLLKKSIKQYPDDKRLRLTYARMLVEQDRIADAKVEFSSLVQQYPEDDELRYSLALVCLEAKAWDEAKGYLEDLIARDSHVDSAHLNLGRIAEERNDPQGALIEYAQVKPGNDYLPAQLRQADILINNGKTAEAQRRLAAERDEQPDYVIQLYLIEAETLAANKQGDKAWNVLHQALQQNPDDLNLLYTRAMQAEKRNDLAQMEKDLRLIIKRDPDNAMALNALGYTLSDRTTRYAEAKALIEQAHQINPEDPAVLDSLGWVHYRLGNLDEAERYLRQALERFPDQEVAAHLGEVLWANGKQREAKQIWGKFLKEQPDSPTLRSTIKRLTGSETL; from the coding sequence ATGAATAGATCCTCCGCGTTGCTCCTCGCTTTTGTCTTCCTCAGCGGCTGCCAGGCTTTGGCACCCGTTTCGCCGGACGGTACGCCGCCGGTCGAAGACAGCACTCCGGCCCCTGAAAAGCCCAAGGTTTACAGCTCGTTCAGCGAAGATACCGTCTTCAGCCTGTTGAGCGCCGAACTGGCTGGCCAGCGCAATCGCTTCGACATTGCCTTGGACAACTACGTGACCCAGGCGATCAACACCCAGGATCCGGGCATTTCCGAGCGAGCATTCCGTATCGCCGAGTACCTGGGCGCCGATCAGGCCGCGCTGGACACCGCGCTGATCTGGGCGAAAAACGCCCCGGACGACCTCGAGGCGCAACGGGCCGCTGCGGTGCAGCTGGCTCGCGCCGGGCGTTATGACGATTCGATGCTCTATATGGAGAAAGTCCTGCAAGGCAAGGGCGACACGCATTTCGACTTCCTCGCTCTGTCTGCGGCCGATACCGATCAGGACACGCGCAACGGCTTGATGAAAAGTTTCGACCGCCTGTTGCAGCGCCACCCGAACAACAGCCAGCTGATTTTCGGCAAGGCCTTGCTGTTGCAACAGGACGGTGACGCCAAGGGCGCGCTGAGCCTGCTGGAAGACAATCCTCCGGACGAGGGCGAAATTGCCCCGATCCTGCTGCGCGCACGCCTGCTGCAATCGCTCGATCGTGGCGATGAAGCCTTGCCGCTGCTGAAAAAAAGCATCAAGCAGTACCCGGACGACAAACGCCTGCGCCTGACCTACGCACGCATGCTGGTCGAACAGGACCGCATAGCCGATGCCAAGGTCGAGTTCTCGAGCCTGGTGCAGCAGTACCCGGAAGACGACGAACTGCGTTATTCGCTGGCACTGGTGTGTCTGGAAGCCAAGGCCTGGGACGAGGCCAAGGGTTATCTGGAAGACCTGATCGCCCGGGACAGCCATGTCGATTCGGCTCACTTGAACCTCGGCCGTATCGCGGAAGAGCGTAATGACCCCCAAGGTGCACTGATCGAGTACGCCCAGGTCAAACCCGGTAACGATTACCTGCCGGCACAATTGCGTCAGGCGGATATCCTGATCAATAACGGCAAGACCGCCGAAGCCCAACGCCGTTTGGCGGCAGAGCGCGATGAACAGCCCGATTACGTGATTCAGCTGTATTTGATCGAAGCTGAAACCCTGGCTGCCAACAAACAGGGGGACAAGGCCTGGAACGTCTTGCACCAAGCCTTGCAGCAAAACCCGGACGACTTGAATCTGCTATACACCCGCGCCATGCAGGCAGAGAAACGCAATGACCTGGCGCAGATGGAAAAAGACCTGCGGCTGATCATCAAGCGCGACCCGGACAACGCGATGGCACTCAACGCCCTCGGTTATACCCTGTCCGACCGAACGACGCGTTACGCCGAAGCCAAGGCTCTGATCGAACAGGCGCACCAGATCAATCCGGAAGACCCGGCGGTACTCGACAGCCTCGGCTGGGTGCATTACCGCCTGGGCAATCTCGATGAAGCCGAACGTTACTTGCGCCAGGCCCTGGAGCGCTTTCCCGACCAGGAAGTCGCCGCTCACCTGGGCGAGGTCCTGTGGGCCAACGGCAAGCAACGCGAAGCCAAGCAAATCTGGGGCAAGTTCCTCAAGGAGCAGCCCGACAGCCCTACCCTGCGCAGCACCATCAAGCGCCTGACCGGTTCAGAGACTCTTTAA
- the prfA gene encoding peptide chain release factor 1 produces MKASLLNKLDILQDRFEELTALLGDGEVISDQAKFRTYSKEYAEIEPIVEAYKQLLKVQGDLEGAQALLKDSDPDMREMAVEEVRETKEQLIEIEASLQRMLLPKDPNDGRNVFLEIRAGTGGDEAAIFSGDLFRMYSRYAERRGWRVEILSENIGEHGGFKEVIARVEGDNVYGKLKFESGAHRVQRVPATESQGRIHTSACTVAVLPEPDEQEAIEINPSDLRIDTYKSSGAGGQHVNKTDSAIRITHLPSGIVVECQEERSQHKNRARAMSWLSAKLNDQQTSAAANAIASERKLLVGSGDRSERIRTYNFAQGRVTDHRVNLTLYSLDEILAGGVDAVIEPLLAEYQADQLAAIGE; encoded by the coding sequence ATGAAAGCGTCACTGCTCAATAAGCTGGACATCCTCCAGGACCGTTTCGAGGAATTGACTGCCTTGCTTGGCGATGGCGAGGTCATTTCCGATCAGGCCAAATTCCGCACCTATTCCAAGGAATATGCGGAAATCGAGCCGATTGTCGAAGCCTATAAACAGTTGCTCAAAGTGCAAGGCGACCTCGAAGGCGCCCAGGCGCTGCTCAAGGACAGCGACCCGGACATGCGCGAAATGGCCGTGGAAGAAGTCCGCGAAACCAAAGAGCAACTGATCGAAATCGAAGCCAGCCTGCAACGCATGCTGCTGCCCAAGGATCCGAACGACGGCCGTAACGTGTTCCTCGAAATCCGCGCCGGCACCGGCGGTGACGAGGCGGCGATTTTCTCCGGCGACCTGTTCCGCATGTATTCGCGTTACGCCGAGCGGCGTGGCTGGCGGGTAGAAATTCTCTCGGAGAACATCGGCGAACATGGCGGCTTCAAAGAAGTCATCGCCCGGGTCGAAGGCGACAACGTCTACGGCAAGCTGAAGTTCGAATCCGGTGCACACCGCGTGCAGCGGGTTCCGGCCACTGAATCCCAGGGGCGTATCCACACCTCGGCGTGCACCGTGGCGGTATTGCCCGAACCGGACGAGCAGGAAGCAATCGAGATCAACCCGTCCGATTTGCGGATCGATACCTACAAGTCCTCCGGTGCCGGCGGTCAGCACGTCAACAAGACCGATTCGGCGATCCGCATCACCCACTTGCCGTCCGGCATCGTCGTCGAATGCCAGGAAGAACGTTCCCAGCACAAGAACCGCGCACGGGCGATGTCCTGGTTGTCGGCCAAGCTCAACGACCAGCAGACCAGTGCTGCCGCCAATGCCATTGCCAGCGAGCGCAAATTGCTGGTGGGCTCGGGCGATCGCTCCGAACGGATCCGCACCTATAACTTTGCCCAGGGCCGGGTCACTGACCATCGGGTCAACCTGACGCTGTATTCCCTCGACGAAATCCTCGCGGGTGGTGTCGATGCGGTGATCGAGCCGTTGCTGGCCGAGTACCAGGCCGATCAACTGGCGGCCATAGGTGAGTAA
- the ispE gene encoding 4-(cytidine 5'-diphospho)-2-C-methyl-D-erythritol kinase — MTAPRLTLPSPAKLNLMLHILGRREDGYHELQTIFQFLDYGDEITFAVRDDGVIRLHTEFEGVPHDSNLIVRAAKKLQEQSGCSLGIDIWIEKILPMGGGIGGGSSNAATTLLGLNHLWQLGWDENRLAVLGLTLGADVPVFVRGHAAFAEGVGEKLTPVDPEEPWYLVLVPQVSVSTAEIFSDPLLTRNSSPIKVRPVPKGNSRNDCLPVVARRYPDVRNALDLLGKFTEAKLTGTGSCVFGGFPSKAEADKVSALLTETLTGFVAKGSNVSMLHRKLQSLL, encoded by the coding sequence ATGACCGCCCCGCGCTTGACGCTGCCCTCCCCGGCCAAACTCAATCTGATGCTGCACATCCTCGGTCGCCGTGAAGACGGTTACCACGAGTTGCAGACCATTTTTCAGTTTCTCGATTACGGCGATGAAATCACCTTTGCCGTGCGCGACGATGGCGTGATTCGTTTGCACACCGAATTCGAAGGTGTACCGCACGACAGTAATCTGATCGTGCGGGCGGCAAAAAAACTTCAGGAGCAATCCGGCTGTTCGCTCGGCATCGACATCTGGATCGAAAAAATCCTGCCCATGGGCGGTGGAATCGGTGGCGGCAGCTCCAATGCCGCGACGACATTGCTCGGCTTGAATCATCTCTGGCAACTGGGCTGGGATGAGAATCGACTGGCCGTGCTGGGCCTGACGCTGGGCGCCGACGTCCCGGTTTTCGTGCGTGGACACGCGGCTTTTGCCGAAGGCGTCGGGGAAAAACTGACCCCTGTAGACCCCGAAGAACCTTGGTATCTCGTGCTTGTGCCGCAAGTATCTGTAAGTACAGCAGAAATTTTTTCAGATCCGTTGTTGACACGTAACTCTTCTCCCATTAAAGTGCGCCCCGTTCCCAAGGGAAACAGTCGAAATGACTGCTTACCGGTGGTAGCAAGGCGTTACCCAGATGTACGTAACGCATTGGATTTGTTAGGTAAATTTACCGAAGCAAAACTCACCGGAACTGGAAGTTGTGTGTTTGGGGGCTTCCCAAGCAAAGCTGAAGCTGATAAAGTCTCGGCCCTTCTTACAGAGACCCTTACAGGGTTTGTAGCAAAAGGAAGCAACGTTTCGATGTTGCATCGCAAGCTGCAAAGTCTGCTCTAA
- the hemA gene encoding glutamyl-tRNA reductase, translated as MAFLALGINHKTASVDVRERVAFTPEQLVEALQQLCRLTDSREAAILSTCNRSELYIEQDHLSADIILRWLADYHHLSLEELRASAYVHEDDAAVRHMMRVASGLDSLVLGEPQILGQMKSAYAVAREAGTIGPLLGRLFQATFNAAKQVRTDTAIGENPVSVAFAAVSLAKQIFSDLQRSQALLIGAGETITLVARHLHELGVKRIVVANRTLERASILAEQFGAHAVLLSDIPAELVRSDIVISSTASQLPILGKGAVESALKLRKHKPIFMVDIAVPRDIEPEVGELDDVYLYSVDDLHEVVAENLKSRQGAAQAAEEMVSIGAEDFMIRLRELAAVDVLKAYRQQSERLRDEELIKAQRMLANGSNAEDVLVQLARGLTNKLLHAPSVQLKKLSAEGRLDALAMAQELFALGEGSSDSFSDKKPQ; from the coding sequence ATGGCCTTCCTTGCACTCGGTATCAACCACAAGACTGCTTCAGTAGACGTCCGCGAGCGCGTGGCCTTTACCCCTGAGCAGCTGGTGGAGGCCTTGCAGCAGCTCTGCCGACTCACCGACAGCCGCGAAGCTGCGATCCTCTCCACCTGCAATCGCAGTGAACTCTATATAGAGCAGGATCACCTTTCGGCTGACATCATCTTGCGCTGGCTGGCCGATTATCACCATTTGAGCCTCGAAGAGCTGCGCGCGAGCGCTTATGTGCACGAAGATGATGCGGCAGTTCGTCACATGATGCGGGTGGCCTCCGGGCTCGATTCGCTGGTGTTGGGCGAACCGCAGATTCTCGGTCAGATGAAATCGGCCTACGCCGTGGCCCGCGAGGCGGGCACCATCGGTCCGTTGCTCGGACGGCTGTTCCAGGCCACGTTCAATGCGGCCAAACAGGTGCGCACCGACACTGCCATCGGTGAAAATCCGGTGTCCGTGGCGTTTGCCGCGGTCAGCCTGGCCAAACAGATTTTCAGCGACCTGCAACGCAGCCAGGCCTTGCTGATCGGCGCCGGCGAGACCATTACCCTGGTCGCCCGCCATCTGCATGAGTTGGGCGTGAAGCGCATCGTGGTCGCCAACCGGACGCTGGAGCGCGCAAGCATCCTGGCCGAGCAGTTCGGCGCCCATGCGGTGTTGCTCTCGGACATCCCGGCGGAACTGGTGCGCAGCGACATCGTCATCAGCTCCACCGCCAGCCAGTTGCCGATCCTGGGCAAGGGCGCGGTGGAAAGCGCCTTGAAGTTGCGCAAGCACAAGCCGATCTTCATGGTGGACATCGCCGTCCCCCGGGATATCGAGCCGGAAGTCGGCGAACTGGACGACGTGTACCTGTACAGCGTCGACGATCTCCACGAAGTGGTCGCCGAAAACCTCAAGAGCCGTCAGGGCGCAGCCCAGGCGGCGGAGGAGATGGTTTCGATCGGTGCCGAAGACTTCATGATCCGCCTGCGCGAACTGGCGGCGGTGGATGTGCTCAAGGCCTATCGTCAACAAAGCGAGCGCCTGCGCGACGAAGAATTAATCAAGGCCCAGCGGATGCTGGCTAACGGCAGCAACGCCGAAGACGTGCTGGTGCAGCTGGCACGCGGCCTGACCAATAAACTCTTGCACGCCCCGAGCGTGCAATTGAAAAAGCTCTCTGCCGAAGGTCGCCTCGATGCGCTGGCCATGGCCCAGGAACTCTTTGCCCTCGGTGAGGGCTCATCGGATAGCTTTTCGGATAAGAAACCGCAATGA
- the lolB gene encoding lipoprotein insertase outer membrane protein LolB, giving the protein MFMRHLIVFSFIALLAGCAGFGARESVQGQGNPAQWREYKQQLTALDGWQINGKIGIRAPKDSGSGTLFWLQRQDYYDIRLSGPLGRGAARLTGRPGKVSLEVANQGRYDATSPEALLEEQLGWKLPVSNLAWWVRGLPAPDSKSRLTLDTDSRLANLEQDGWQVEYLSYAEQNGYWLPERIKLHGTDLDVTLVIKEWQPRKLGQ; this is encoded by the coding sequence ATGTTCATGCGCCACCTCATCGTTTTCAGCTTCATCGCCCTGCTCGCCGGTTGCGCGGGCTTCGGTGCCCGCGAATCGGTCCAGGGCCAAGGCAACCCGGCCCAATGGCGCGAGTACAAACAGCAGCTTACGGCGCTTGATGGCTGGCAGATCAACGGCAAGATCGGCATCCGCGCCCCCAAAGACTCCGGCAGCGGCACCTTGTTCTGGTTGCAGCGTCAGGACTACTACGACATCCGCCTGTCAGGCCCCCTGGGTCGCGGTGCGGCGCGCTTGACCGGGCGCCCCGGCAAAGTCTCACTGGAAGTCGCCAACCAGGGCCGCTATGACGCGACGTCTCCGGAAGCGCTGCTCGAAGAACAGCTCGGCTGGAAGTTGCCGGTGTCCAATCTGGCCTGGTGGGTGCGCGGGCTTCCGGCCCCGGACAGCAAAAGTCGCCTGACCCTGGACACCGACAGCCGTCTGGCCAATCTCGAACAGGATGGCTGGCAGGTGGAGTACCTCAGCTACGCCGAACAAAACGGCTATTGGCTGCCCGAGCGGATCAAACTGCATGGCACCGACCTTGATGTCACGCTGGTGATCAAGGAATGGCAACCGCGCAAACTGGGGCAGTGA